The Toxoplasma gondii ME49 chromosome XII, whole genome shotgun sequence genome includes a region encoding these proteins:
- a CDS encoding hypothetical protein (encoded by transcript TGME49_251830~Signal peptide predicted by SignalP 2.0 HMM (probability 0.880) with cleavage site probability 0.727 at residue 29~Predicted trans-membrane domain (TMHMM2.0):10-33), with protein sequence MLRRRQILQRLFFLYLGGLLYFRIIQCCAQYLFDDSAEYYPTVKPFEAGKFQNFIPYVSSPLFGSDKKGDQLDFPTSFLYSGVLSPESHKFVEAFQTRWNRTENRANLSTKQSSVNPNGELAFQHWLPEDFVRSTVPSSPSEDAGEKEPKPESASSETEEATTAGVRFIQNERPFFSLEDRPPDLQSMSSSGTAARTWGKIKTQMLHDQYDMPGDHGYEPFVHTRTNATVTRSSQWDGYFPVVDHISKTNDLLRLATPDATAIQDVADFVLEELRQRGNSTTFYDAVSTLPPDIIVAMGMDSSDAYSVVRCLKGYQAVSTSVCASPLGEEIPIQGSCVGAGAYDTEMSRCFTVSEVSLSKES encoded by the exons ATGCTAAGGAGGAGGCAAATTCTGCagcgtctgttttttttgtATCTTGGCGGTCTCTTATATTTTCGAATCATTCAGTGCTGTGCCCAGTACCTGTTCGACGACTCAGCAGAATATTACCCCACAGTGAAGCCGTTTGAGGCTGGAAAGTTCCAAAACTTTATCCCCTACGTCTCGTCGCCCTTATTCGGCAGCGATAAGAAGGGGGACCAGCTGGATTTCCCCACAAGTTTCTTATACTCTGGAGTACTGTCACCAGAAAGCCACAAGTTTGTCGAGGCATTTCAGACACGGTggaacagaacagagaaTAGAGCCAACCTCTCCACGAAGCAATCTTCTGTCAATCCTAACGGAGAGCTTGCCTTTCAACATTGGTTACCAGAAGATTTTGTTCGATCAACCGTTCCATCCTCACCGTCTGAAGATGCTGGGGAAAAGGAACCGAAACCAGAATCAGCATCAtcggagacggaggaggcaACAACTGCTGGCGTTCGATTTATTCAAAACGAAAgaccctttttctctttagAAGATCGACCTCCCGATCTTCAGAGTATGTCTAGCTCTGGGACAGCCGCAAGAACGTGGGGTAAAATCAAAACGCAGATGCTGCACGACCAATACGACATGCCCGGTGACCACGGCTACGAACCCTTTGTCCATACGAGGACAAATGCGACAGTGACTCGATCATCACAATGGGACGGTTACTTCCCCGTTGTTGATCACATCTCAAAGACCAACGATTTACTGAGACTTGCCACGCCAGACGCCACTG CGATACAGGATGTGGCGGATTTCGTTCTTGAGGAGCTACGACAAAGAGGCAACAGCACAACTTTTTATGACGCAGTATCGACGCTTCCGCCCGACATCATCGTCGCAATGGGCATGGATAGTAGTGACGCATACTCTGTAGTTCGGTGTCTGAAAGGTTACCAGGCTGTTTCAACTTCTGTTTGCGCATCTCCGCTGGGAGAAGAAATCCCAATTCAGGGATCATGCGTTGGTGCAGGAGCATACGACACAGAAATGAGTCGCTGCTTTACTGTCTCGGAGGTCAGCTTGTCAAAAGAGTCTTGA
- a CDS encoding hypothetical protein (encoded by transcript TGME49_251820~Signal peptide predicted by SignalP 2.0 HMM (probability 0.509) with cleavage site probability 0.447 at residue 26), which translates to MAYPLFFMAESLEVFLTVAAVRLAFALWELQKDGTGECRKKLKFRGDYLATPRCKGGAKESINYDLYDEENHPLVTCIATEVIKIFASCPPGTIPYEDYLKAGNDPPVIFDSALGHPAKTCVAIDEGLIRPSCHDMIRQVPFILLGRGEAEPFNYSLMMPNSLVEEVVRPDWTKFSRQTGETGNLYYAREDLEVSIQCLSFHYAQPVMRCPDGTVQNALNLEECKRKAFVDFVLICPPGYTLNEAGLVFGLYNAPKPKCIGKLRAATQYYCPEVCGRSNTTRCGEDIA; encoded by the exons ATGGCGTATCCTTTGTTTTTCATGGCAGAAAGCCTTGAAGTGTTTCTGACCGTAGCTGCTGTTCGACTCGCTTTTGCGCTGTGGGAATTGCAGAAAGATGGGACTGGGGAGTGCAGGAAGAAACTCAAGTTCCGCGGCGACTACCTTGCTACGCCACGGTGCAAAGGGGGAGCAAAGGAGTCGATCAACTACGACCTTTATGATGAGGAAAATCATCCTCTTGTGACCTGCATCGCA ACTGAAGTTATCAAGATATTCGCTTCTTGTCCTCCAGGAACGATTCCGTACGAGGACTACCTCAAAGCAGGAAATGATCCGCCGGTTATCTTCGACAGTGCTCTCGGGCATCCAGCAAAAACATGTGTCGCGATAGATGAGGGTCTCATACGTCCCTCTTGTCACGATATGATTAGACAGGTTCCTTTCATTCTACTGGGCAGAGGGGAAGCCGAGCCATTTAATTACTCACTAATGATGCCAAATTCTCTTGTGGAAGAAGTCGTTCGACCAGACTGGACCAAATTCTCCAGACAGACAG GGGAAACTGGCAACTTGTACTACGCGAGGGAGGACCTCGAGGTATCCATCCAGTGTCTCTCATTTCATTATGCACAGCCGGTCATGCGCTGTCCCGATGGAACAGTACAGAATGCCCTGAACCTTGAGGAATGCAAGCGAAAGGCGTTTGTTGACTTTGTGCTGATCTGCCCTCCA GGATACACTCTCAATGAAGCTGGCCTCGTCTTCGGTTTATACAACGCACCCAAACCCAAGTGCATTGGCAAGCTTCGTGCTGCCACCCAGTACTACTGTCCGGAGGTGTGTGGTCGAAGCAACACAACGAGATGCGGCGAGGACATAGCATAA
- a CDS encoding hypothetical protein (encoded by transcript TGME49_251840), with amino-acid sequence MEQDNVQYYYDSSADQWWYFDTATQTWLPWQDETAEKAVEVASSADNPSANAAKIEGTQTENTSEGGEAQKENVGKESSSAVKQSGVACSATATDKTFEDRAAPSASKDESSGAGTSVRNELSSSSADEKGLPVKRTDTGDNQSLGGGSSGDSSPVSPSQTEGGEDAQRTNSLAQSDASDRVRDMLARLASTPSLERALTSITGAGHTTKQDFFTGQRKTPAEKREQCAQDDENTSNEDEDSESEDAVTPSIELDPIVRRSTRMLTFKDKGGLAGCLKAAAAQRMSLIEESGGFIPGTEDYRQEAIKRRARQLASQTHTRAQRRWLDAARMASGATPKTGGEKIKRFSDLVDRLREKASPEDGEEAVPAGLVTSAQALTSGPPPPGALGGVDESVASQLLFKPEVDLREQRRRSSGFTGGQQGFVRFADATFRDPNSQLQMKDLLTQQGRRRGSTDSSDYNISGSGVSRDRGDEPAD; translated from the exons ATGGAGCAGGACAACGTTCAATATTACTATGATTCGTCCGCGGATCAGTGGTGGTACTTCGATACCGCTACGCAGACTTGGTTACCGTGGCAAGACGAAACAGCGGAGAAAGCTGTGGAAGTCGCTTCCTCAGCTGACAACCCCAGCGCGAATGCCGCTAAAATAGAAGGTACACAGACTGAAAACACTAGCGAAGGCGGGGAGgcacagaaagaaaatgtTGGGAAGGAGTCTAGTTCCGCGGTCAAACAAAGCGGGGTCGCCTGCAGTGCGACAGCAACGGACAAGACTTTCGAGGACAGAGCAGCTCCATCCGCATCCAAGGACGAAAGCAGTGGCGCTGGCACCTCGGTGAGGAATGAgttgtcttcgtcctctgctgATGAAAAAGGTTTGCCGGTGAAACGgacagacacaggagacaacCAGAGTTTGGGCGGGGGTAGCAGTGGTGACAgctctccagtgtctccgtctcaGACGGAAGGTGGGGAAGACGCGCAACGAACCAATTCTCTCGCGCAGAGCGATGCCTCAGATCGTGTACGCGACATGCTCGCGAGACTCGCCAGCACGCCTTCACTCGAGCGGGCACTGACGAGCATCACCGGCGCAGGACACACCACGAAACAAGACTTTTTCACGGGCCAACGGAAAACACcggcggagaaaagagagcaaTGTGCTCAAGACGATGAAAACACCTCCAATGAGGATGAGGACAGCGAAAGCGAGGATGCAGTAACTCCCAGTATCGAACTTGATCCGATCGTGCGCCGCAGCACTCGAATGCTGACCTTCAAAGACAAAGGCGGTCTTGCAGGATGCTTGAAAGCTGCGGCTGCTCAGCGCATGTCGCTGATCGAAGAATCAG GGGGTTTTATCCCTGGAACTGAAGATTACCGACAAGAAGCGATTaaacggagagcgagacaaCTCGCCTCACAAACGCATACTCGCGCCCAGCGGCGTTGGCTGGACGCTGCTCGAATGGCCTCTGGCGCTACTCCCAAAACGGGGGGCGAAAAAATCAAGCGCTTTTCTGACCTCGTGGATCGTCTTCGGGAGAAAGCGTCACCCGAAGATGGCGAAG agGCCGTACCTGCCGGACTGGTTACTTCCGCGCAAGCTCTAACATCCGGCCCGCCTCCCCCAGGTGCTTTAGGTGGAGTGGACGAATCTGTGGCGTCGCAGCTGCTGTTTAAGCCTGAAGTCGATTTGCGGGAGCAGCGACGGAGATCCAGTGGCTTTACCGGTGGTCAGCAAGGGTTTGTGCGTTTTGCCGACGCGACGTTTCGCGATCCGAACTCCCAGCTTCAGATGAAGGACCTGCTCACCCAGCAGGGGAGGAGGCGGGGGTCGACAGACTCGTCCGACTACAACATTTCGGGTTCCGGAGTATCGAGGGACCGTGGGGATGAGCCAGCAGACTGA
- a CDS encoding translation initiation factor eIF-5A, putative (encoded by transcript TGME49_251810) has product MSDAEDVTFETADAGASHTYPMQAGAIKKNGFVMLKGNPCKVVDYSTSKTGKHGHAKAHIVGLDIFTGKKYEDVCPTSHNMEVPNVKRSEFQLIDLSDDGFCTLLLENGETKDDLMLPKDSEGNLDEVATQVKNLFTDGKSVLVTVLQACGKEKIIASKEL; this is encoded by the coding sequence ATGAGTGACGCCGAGGATGTCACCTTCGAAACCGCGGACGCCGGGGCGTCCCACACATATCCCATGCAGGCGGGAGCGATCAAGAAGAACGGTTTCGTCATGCTGAAGGGTAACCCCTGCAAAGTTGTCGATTATTCCACCTCCAAAACCGGAAAGCATGGTCACGCCAAGGCGCACATTGTCGGTTTGGATATCTTCACCGGCAAGAAATACGAAGATGTTTGCCCGACTTCTCACAACATGGAGGTACCGAATGTGAAGAGATCTGAGTTCCAGTTGATTGACTTGTCCGATGATGGCTTCTGCACGCTGCTTCTGGAGAACGGCGAAACGAAGGACGATTTGATGCTGCCCAAGGACTCCGAAGGAAACTTGGACGAAGTCGCCACGCAGGTCAAGAACCTCTTCACGGACGGCAAGTCGGTTCTTGTGACTGTTCTGCAAGCATGCGGCAAAGAAAAAATCATCGCCTCAAAGGAGCTGTAA